From Streptomyces zhihengii, the proteins below share one genomic window:
- a CDS encoding helix-turn-helix transcriptional regulator yields MRVQPSSPPFDSLAARRLREALGMAPGHVSYGLRAQYGLAVTPDTVVAWERGTATPGTRELTALAGVLWCSPAELLAGATTLREHRIARGWTAADLARRVGLDAGAYTRMEESRRWRGSERQTAALAEALELSPRDLLAATGRDQELAELLRGAVGARWQAYVRPVARMLPMERGPLEAVLQRLHSDYQSRTVATLSWGDASEDTGGPGRDFLDRILEHFWALARD; encoded by the coding sequence GTGCGCGTGCAGCCCTCCTCCCCGCCCTTCGACTCCCTCGCCGCGCGCCGTCTGCGCGAGGCCCTGGGCATGGCCCCCGGTCATGTCTCCTACGGCCTGCGGGCCCAGTACGGCCTGGCCGTCACACCCGACACGGTCGTCGCCTGGGAGCGGGGCACCGCCACCCCCGGCACCCGTGAACTGACCGCCCTCGCGGGCGTCCTGTGGTGCTCGCCCGCCGAACTGCTGGCCGGCGCGACCACCTTGCGTGAGCACCGCATCGCCCGCGGCTGGACGGCCGCCGACCTGGCCCGCCGGGTCGGCCTGGACGCCGGGGCGTACACGCGGATGGAGGAGTCCCGCCGCTGGCGCGGCAGCGAACGGCAGACCGCCGCCCTCGCCGAGGCGCTGGAGCTGTCCCCCCGTGACCTGCTGGCCGCGACCGGCCGGGACCAGGAGCTGGCCGAGCTGCTGCGCGGCGCGGTCGGCGCGCGGTGGCAGGCGTACGTCCGCCCGGTCGCCCGGATGCTGCCGATGGAACGCGGCCCGCTCGAAGCCGTGCTCCAGCGGCTGCACTCCGACTACCAGTCGCGCACGGTGGCGACGCTGAGCTGGGGGGACGCCTCGGAGGACACCGGCGGCCCCGGGCGGGACTTCCTGGACCGGATCCTCGAACACTTCTGGGCCCTGGCCCGCGACTGA
- a CDS encoding sensor histidine kinase, whose protein sequence is MRLPRPRSLAGQLFAMQVVLVAAIVAGCALFAYLTDQAQAEESARHRTTATAAAAARSPSVAEAVRSADPSAVLQPYAEALRKDAGMDFVVIMDPRGRRWTHPTPERIGETYLGHIGPAQRGGVLSEQFEGTLGLSVRTVAPVRDGGQVVAIVSAGITVEEITQQVREQVTALLVAAGAALALGGAGTYVINARLRRHTHGMNAAELGRMHDFHQAALHAVREGLVMLDGGRRIVLANDGARELLGFGDEAVGRPVAELGLPAPLTGALLASEPRVDEVHLTADRVVVVNTRPVVGGEQRGTVVTLRDHTELQALSGELDSERGFTQALRSQAHEAANRLHTVVSLIELGRAEEAVEFATAELELAQVLTDRVVGAVGEPVLAALLLGKTAQANERGVELVLAEDSRIDDHVLPGTLPPRDLVTILGNLIDNAVDAAGGVPGAPARVTVTLRTERTELVVRVSDSGPGVSPDRTEDVFRRGWSTHGPGRGIGLALVRQAVRRGHGTVAVGRGADGGAEFTVRLPLITAGRPAPDRPTETHA, encoded by the coding sequence ATGCGCCTCCCCCGTCCCCGCAGCCTCGCGGGCCAGCTCTTCGCCATGCAGGTCGTGCTGGTCGCGGCGATCGTGGCGGGCTGCGCGCTCTTCGCCTACCTCACGGACCAGGCCCAGGCCGAGGAGTCGGCCCGGCACCGGACCACGGCCACCGCGGCCGCCGCCGCCCGCTCGCCCTCGGTCGCCGAGGCGGTGCGCTCCGCGGACCCGTCGGCGGTGCTCCAGCCGTACGCCGAGGCGCTGCGCAAGGACGCCGGCATGGACTTCGTCGTGATCATGGACCCGCGCGGGCGGCGCTGGACCCATCCGACGCCGGAGCGGATAGGGGAGACCTATCTCGGCCACATCGGGCCCGCGCAGCGCGGCGGCGTCCTCAGCGAGCAGTTCGAGGGGACGCTCGGTCTGTCCGTGCGCACCGTGGCGCCGGTGCGCGACGGCGGGCAGGTCGTCGCCATCGTGAGCGCCGGCATCACCGTCGAGGAGATCACCCAGCAGGTGCGCGAGCAGGTCACCGCCCTGCTCGTCGCCGCGGGCGCGGCCCTCGCCCTCGGCGGCGCCGGCACGTATGTGATCAACGCCAGGCTGCGCCGCCACACCCACGGGATGAACGCCGCGGAGCTGGGCCGGATGCACGACTTCCACCAGGCGGCGCTGCACGCCGTGCGCGAGGGCCTGGTGATGCTCGACGGCGGCCGGCGGATCGTGCTGGCCAACGACGGCGCACGGGAGCTGCTGGGGTTCGGCGACGAAGCGGTGGGCCGGCCCGTGGCGGAGCTCGGTCTGCCGGCGCCGCTCACGGGGGCGCTGCTCGCCTCCGAGCCGCGGGTGGACGAGGTGCATCTGACCGCCGACCGGGTCGTGGTGGTGAACACCCGGCCGGTGGTCGGCGGCGAGCAGCGCGGCACCGTCGTGACCCTGCGGGACCACACCGAGCTCCAGGCGCTCTCCGGCGAGCTGGACTCGGAGCGCGGCTTCACCCAGGCGCTGCGCTCGCAGGCCCACGAGGCGGCGAACCGGCTGCACACCGTGGTCTCGCTGATCGAGCTCGGCCGGGCCGAGGAGGCGGTCGAGTTCGCGACGGCCGAACTGGAGCTGGCGCAGGTGCTGACGGACCGGGTGGTCGGGGCGGTGGGCGAGCCCGTCCTCGCGGCGCTGCTGCTCGGCAAGACGGCGCAGGCCAACGAGCGGGGCGTGGAGCTGGTGCTGGCCGAGGACAGCCGAATCGACGACCACGTGCTGCCGGGGACCCTGCCGCCCCGGGACCTGGTGACCATCCTGGGCAACCTGATCGACAACGCCGTCGACGCGGCGGGGGGTGTCCCCGGGGCCCCGGCGCGTGTCACCGTGACGCTGCGGACCGAGCGCACGGAGCTGGTGGTGCGGGTGTCCGACAGCGGTCCCGGGGTGTCGCCGGACCGGACCGAGGACGTGTTCCGGCGCGGCTGGTCCACCCACGGCCCCGGACGCGGCATCGGCCTGGCGCTGGTGCGGCAGGCCGTGCGCCGCGGCCACGGCACGGTCGCGGTGGGGCGCGGCGCGGACGGCGGGGCCGAGTTCACGGTCCGGCTGCCGCTGATCACCGCCGGGAGACCGGCGCCGGACCGGCCGACGGAGACGCACGCATGA
- a CDS encoding cation:dicarboxylate symporter family transporter, with amino-acid sequence MATANGRRDRTHYLYIAVIAAVALGITVGFAAPGVAVELKPIGTGFVNLIKMMISPVIFCTIVLGIGSVRKAAKVGAVGGLALGYFLVMSTVALAIGLLVGNLLEPGSSLHITEATREAGAAQAEGTGESTADFLLGIIPTTLVSAFTEGEVLQTLLVALLAGFALQAMGSAGEPVLRGIGHIQRLVFRILAMIMWAAPVGAFGAIAAVVGETGLDALKSLAVIMIGFYVTCALFVFVILGLLMRFVAGVNLFSLLKYLGREFLLIVSTSSSESALPRLIAKMEHLGVSKPVVGITVPTGYSFNLDGTAIYLTMASLFIANATGDPLSAGEQISLLVFMIIASKGAAGVTGAGLATLAGGLQSHRPELVDGVGLIVGIDRFMSEARALTNFAGNAVATVLVGTWTKEIDKERVELVLAGKAPFDEATLTDDHSPAEETAALPEPRDDEREPVKV; translated from the coding sequence GTGGCCACAGCCAACGGCAGGCGGGACCGTACGCACTATCTCTACATCGCGGTCATCGCCGCGGTCGCTCTCGGTATCACCGTGGGGTTCGCCGCCCCCGGGGTGGCTGTCGAGCTCAAGCCCATCGGCACCGGTTTCGTGAACCTCATCAAGATGATGATCTCGCCGGTGATCTTCTGCACCATCGTGCTGGGCATCGGCTCGGTACGGAAGGCCGCCAAGGTCGGCGCCGTCGGCGGGCTCGCCCTCGGCTACTTCCTGGTGATGTCGACCGTCGCCCTGGCCATCGGCCTGCTCGTCGGCAACCTGCTGGAGCCCGGCTCCAGCCTGCACATCACGGAGGCGACCCGCGAGGCGGGCGCCGCGCAGGCCGAGGGCACGGGGGAGAGCACCGCGGACTTCCTCCTCGGCATCATCCCGACGACCCTGGTCTCCGCCTTCACCGAGGGCGAGGTGCTCCAGACCCTGCTGGTGGCCCTGCTCGCCGGCTTCGCGCTCCAGGCGATGGGCTCGGCGGGCGAGCCCGTCCTCCGCGGCATCGGCCACATCCAGCGCCTCGTCTTCCGCATCCTCGCGATGATCATGTGGGCCGCGCCCGTCGGCGCCTTCGGCGCGATCGCCGCGGTCGTCGGCGAGACCGGCCTCGACGCGCTGAAGTCGCTGGCCGTCATCATGATCGGCTTCTACGTCACCTGTGCGCTGTTCGTCTTCGTGATCCTCGGACTGCTGATGCGCTTCGTCGCGGGGGTGAACCTCTTCTCGCTGCTGAAGTACCTGGGCCGCGAGTTCCTGCTGATCGTGTCCACGTCCTCCTCCGAGTCGGCCCTGCCGCGGCTGATCGCGAAGATGGAGCACCTGGGCGTCAGCAAGCCCGTGGTCGGCATCACCGTGCCCACCGGCTACTCCTTCAACCTGGACGGCACCGCCATCTACCTGACGATGGCCTCGCTGTTCATCGCCAACGCCACCGGTGACCCGCTGAGCGCGGGGGAGCAGATCTCGCTCCTGGTCTTCATGATCATCGCCTCGAAGGGCGCGGCGGGCGTCACCGGCGCCGGTCTGGCGACGCTGGCCGGCGGTCTGCAGTCGCACCGCCCCGAACTCGTCGACGGCGTCGGCCTGATCGTCGGCATCGACCGCTTCATGAGCGAGGCCCGCGCCCTGACGAACTTCGCGGGCAACGCCGTCGCCACCGTCCTCGTCGGCACCTGGACGAAGGAGATCGACAAGGAGCGGGTCGAACTCGTGCTGGCGGGCAAGGCCCCCTTCGAC
- a CDS encoding ATP-dependent 6-phosphofructokinase, translated as MRIGILTAGGDCPGLNAVIRSVVHRALTGHGDEVIGFEDGFRGLLDGHYRPLDLNAVGGILARGGTILGSTRLERGRLREAAENAPELAKRYGIDALIPIGGEGTLTASRMLADAGMPVVGVPKTIDNDIFATDRTFGFDTAVMVATEAIDRLKTTAESHQRVMVVEVMGRHAGWIALESGMAGGAHGICLPERPFQVDDLVKMVEERFARGKKFAVVCVAEGAHPAEGSMAYEKGEIDQFGHERFQGIGNRLAAELERRLGKEAKPVILGHVQRGGTPTAYDRVLATRFGWYAVEAAHRGQFGMMTSLRGTEIVMVPLAEAVTRLKTVPADRMFEAESVF; from the coding sequence ATGCGCATCGGCATTCTCACCGCAGGCGGCGACTGTCCGGGGCTGAACGCAGTGATCCGCTCAGTGGTGCACCGCGCCCTGACCGGGCACGGCGACGAGGTCATCGGCTTCGAGGACGGCTTCCGGGGGCTGCTCGACGGCCACTACCGGCCCCTCGACCTCAACGCGGTCGGCGGCATCCTCGCGCGCGGCGGCACCATCCTCGGCTCCACCCGCCTGGAGCGCGGCCGGCTGCGCGAAGCGGCCGAGAACGCGCCGGAGTTGGCGAAGCGCTACGGCATCGACGCGCTCATCCCAATCGGCGGCGAGGGCACGCTCACCGCGTCCCGGATGCTCGCGGACGCCGGGATGCCCGTGGTCGGCGTCCCCAAGACGATCGACAACGACATCTTCGCCACCGACCGCACCTTCGGCTTCGACACCGCCGTGATGGTCGCCACCGAGGCCATCGACCGGCTGAAGACCACGGCCGAGTCCCACCAGCGGGTGATGGTCGTCGAGGTGATGGGGCGGCACGCCGGCTGGATCGCGCTGGAGTCCGGCATGGCCGGCGGCGCCCACGGCATCTGCCTGCCCGAGCGGCCCTTCCAGGTCGACGACCTGGTCAAGATGGTCGAGGAGCGCTTCGCCCGGGGCAAGAAGTTCGCCGTGGTCTGCGTCGCCGAGGGCGCCCACCCCGCCGAGGGGTCCATGGCGTACGAGAAGGGCGAGATCGACCAGTTCGGCCACGAGCGGTTCCAGGGCATCGGCAACCGGCTCGCCGCCGAGCTGGAGCGGCGGCTGGGCAAGGAGGCCAAGCCCGTCATCCTCGGCCATGTGCAGCGCGGCGGCACACCCACCGCGTACGACCGCGTCCTCGCCACCCGCTTCGGCTGGTACGCCGTCGAGGCCGCGCACCGGGGCCAGTTCGGCATGATGACCTCGCTGCGGGGCACCGAGATCGTGATGGTGCCGCTGGCCGAGGCGGTCACCCGGCTGAAGACGGTGCCCGCGGACCGGATGTTCGAGGCGGAGTCCGTCTTCTGA
- a CDS encoding response regulator codes for MTIRVLVVEDDPVAADAHALYVGRVDGFAVVGVAHSRAQAVRALERTEVDLLLLDLYLPDGHGLQLVRSLRAAGHSADVIAVTSARDLAIVREGVSLGVVQYVLKPFTFATLRDRLDRYAEFRAAAGEASGQDEVDRALAALRAPRTGTTLPKGLSGPTLEAVTRTLRESPEGLTATEAAAAVGISRITARRYLEHLVTAGRADRAPQYGQVGRPELQYRWLSSRR; via the coding sequence ATGACCATCAGGGTTCTGGTCGTCGAGGACGACCCCGTCGCAGCGGACGCCCACGCGCTCTACGTGGGCAGGGTGGACGGGTTCGCCGTCGTCGGTGTCGCCCACTCGCGGGCCCAGGCCGTCCGGGCGCTGGAGCGCACCGAGGTGGATCTGCTGCTGCTCGACCTGTACCTGCCGGACGGGCACGGCCTCCAGCTCGTGCGGTCGCTGCGCGCCGCCGGCCACTCGGCCGACGTGATCGCCGTGACGTCCGCCCGCGATCTGGCGATCGTCCGGGAGGGGGTGTCGCTCGGCGTGGTGCAGTACGTGCTGAAGCCCTTCACCTTCGCCACGCTCCGCGACCGGCTGGACCGCTACGCGGAGTTCCGGGCGGCCGCCGGGGAGGCCAGCGGCCAGGACGAGGTGGACCGCGCGCTCGCCGCGCTGCGCGCCCCGCGCACCGGTACGACGCTGCCCAAGGGGCTGAGCGGGCCCACCCTGGAGGCGGTCACGCGCACCCTGCGCGAGTCGCCGGAGGGCCTGACCGCGACGGAGGCCGCCGCGGCGGTCGGGATCTCGCGCATCACGGCCCGGCGCTATCTGGAGCACCTGGTCACCGCGGGCCGGGCGGACCGGGCGCCCCAGTACGGGCAGGTCGGCCGGCCGGAGCTCCAGTACCGCTGGCTGAGCTCCCGCCGCTGA